The following are encoded together in the Diabrotica undecimpunctata isolate CICGRU chromosome 7, icDiaUnde3, whole genome shotgun sequence genome:
- the RpS23 gene encoding small ribosomal subunit protein uS12, translating into MGKPRGLRTARKHVNHRREQRWADKDYKKAHLGTRWKANPFGGASHAKGIVLEKVGVEAKQPNSAIRKCVRVQLIKNGKKITAFVPRDGCLNHIEENDEVLVAGFGRKGHAVGDIPGVRFKVVKVANVSLLALYKEKKERPRS; encoded by the exons ATGG GTAAGCCCCGTGGATTGAGAACCGCTAGGAAACATGTGAACCACCGTCGTGAACAAAGATGGGCAGATAAAGACTATAAAAAGGCACATTTAGGAACTAGATGGAAGGCCAATCCTTTTGGAGGTGCTTCTCATGCTAAAGGAATTGTATTGGAAAAAGT GGGAGTTGAAGCGAAACAACCAAATTCTGCTATTCGCAAGTGTGTTAGGGTACAGTTaattaaaaatggcaaaaaaatcACAGCCTTCGTACCTAGAGATGGTTGCTTAAACCATATAGAAGAAAACGATGAAGTTCTAGTTGCAGGTTTTGGACGTAAAGGTCATGCTGTTGGAGATATTCCCGGAGTTAGATTTAAG GTTGTTAAGGTCGCTAATGTGTCACTATTAGCTTTATATAAAGAAAAGAAGGAAAGGCCAAGATCATAA